Proteins encoded within one genomic window of Ascaphus truei isolate aAscTru1 chromosome 8, aAscTru1.hap1, whole genome shotgun sequence:
- the SEMA6B gene encoding semaphorin-6B isoform X3 yields the protein MPPHIFLLWLCLGLMGGLGESVFPDETVPVSIAGAEYLPGYPVFLGKGPAPIPERGRDRLSIQRMLKVNRTLYIGDRDALYQILLDSTPGGELQYHKKLTWKSNHHDINVCRMKGKQEDECRNFVKVLLVRDNRTLFVCGTNSFNPVCADYSTDSLVQVGDTLSGMARCPYDPKHGNVALFADGMLFTATVTDFLAIDAVIYRSLGPRSALRSVKHDSKWFKEPYFVHSVEWEDHVYFFFREIAMEFNYLEKVMVSRVARVCKSDMGGSPRVLEKQFSSFLKTRLNCSVPGDSHFYFNVIQSASGVLSLGGRHLVFAVFSTPPNSIPGSALCAFDMEQVASAFRGRFREQRTPDSVWTPVPEELVPRPRPGCCVGPPLPYNTSRSLPDEVLSFVKSHPLMEESIPSVGNSPWITRTLTRDQLTHMAVDMSCGAHGNQTILFLSSDSGTVLKFLLVPPAGGANMGSAANQSVLLEELQTYPADRCGGEEEMQRILGMELDKESGSLILAYPSCVVKVPLARCQRHDGCIRSCLGTRDPYCAWDPESSRCVFTPRGVRAQYEQDLGGERTVHLGDCEGLVTQSFVEQQNGEVSVNVLVVSSVAAFVVGAVLSGLGVCWVSSQRGTKMQCRNRETDTGLIHGGTVRSVSRGGQLSRLEQDPLLTSLMQHGWNPGRSKEHAGIPPTPEQTPQQHKRGLGTQDYLTPPLQDPSIILLHSETPPVTSTHLHPESQGQDPQDPCYLPQHREESHYLRQHGKEPLYLPQHGEETRYLPQHGNETRYLPQHGEETHYLPQHGEETRYLPQHGEETRYLPQHGEETRYFTQIGEDPRYLPQHGEEPRYLPSQGEETDYPPIQGHEPRYLPLDLPPTSWPCTERRRVVSAPTCERFHQPPHCSPPRPPHLKRNLTFNSGESWPHPPETLYMRRSGTPGTDFRLLLQFGMSRTPTAQ from the exons aTCTGCCGGGGTACCCTGTGTTTTTGGGGAAGGGTCCCGCTCCTATacctgagagggggagagaccgtCTGAGCATCCAGAGAATGCTAAAGGTGAACAGGACGCTGTACATCGGTGACAG GGACGCTCTCTATCAGATCCTGCTAGACTCAACTCCTGGTGGAGAACTGCAGTATCAcaag AAATTGACATGGAAATCCAATCACCACGACATTAACGTGTGCCGCATGAAGGGAAAGCAGGAG GACGAGTGCAGGAATTTTGTGAAGGTTCTTCTGGTGCGAGACAACCGGACTCTGTTTGTGTGCGGAACCAACTCTTTCAACCCGGTGTGCGCGGATTACAGT ACTGACTCTCTGGTGCAGGTCGGGGACACTCTCAGTGGGATGGCAAGGTGCCCGTATGATCCCAAACATGGAAACGTGGCTCTGTTTGCAG ATGGGATGCTCTTCACTGCGACAGTAACAGATTTCCTTGCGATAGACGCCGTTATATACCGCAGTCTGGGGCCGCGTTCGGCTCTGCGCAGCGTCAAACACGACTCCAAGTGGTTCAAGG agCCGTATTTTGTCCACTCTGTGGAGTGGGAAGACCACGTGTATTTCTTCTTCAGGGAGATCGCAATGGAGTTTAACTACCTGGAGAag GTGATGGTGTCCCGTGTTGCAcgtgtgtgtaagagtgacaTGGGGGGGTCTCCACGTGTGCTGGAGAAGCAGTTCTCATCCTTCCTGAAGACTCGTCTCAACTGCTCGGTCCCGGGAGATTCTCACTTTTACTTCAATGTCATCCAATCAGCCAGCGGAGTCCTGAGCCTGGGGGGGAGGCACCTCGTGTTCGCTGTCTTCTCCACACCTCCCAACAG TATTCCTGGCTCTGCCCTCTGTGCCTTTGACATGGAGCAGGTGGCATCTGCGTTCAGAGGGCGTTTCCGGGAGCAGCGCACGCCCGACTCTGTGTGGACACCCGTCCCTGAGGAGCTGGTGCCGCGGCCGCG CCCGGGCTGCTGTGTCGGACCCCCCCTGCCCTATAACACGTCTCGAAGTCTACCTGACGAGGTTTTGAGCTTTGTGAAATCGCACCCCCTCATGGAGGAGTCCATCCCCTCTGTGGGGAACTCGCCCTGGATCACACGGACCCTGACACG GGATCAGCTGACACACATGGCTGTGGACATGTCCTGTGGAGCCCACGGGAATCAGACCATCCTGTTCCTCAGCTCAGATTCAGGGACTGTCCTCAAATTCCTGCTGGTCCCTCCAGCGGGTGGAGCCAACATGGGCAgcgcagccaatcagagtgtccTACTGGAGGAGCTGCAGACATACCCCGCTGACAG GTGTGGTGGAGAGGAGGAaatgcaaaggattctgggtatggAGCTGGATAAGGAGTCGGGGTCCCTGATCCTTGCGTACCCCAGCTGTGTGGTGAaggtacccctcgcccgctgccagaggCATGATGGCTGCATcag AAGCTGTCTTGGCACACGGGACCCTTACTGCGCCTGGGACCCCGAGAGCAGCCGCTGCGTCTTCACCCCACGTGGTGTCAG GGCCCAATATGAGCAGGACCTGGGGGGAGAACGGACAGTGCACCTTGGGGACTGTGAGG GCCTGGTGACCCAGAGCTTCGTGGAGCAGCAGAACGGGGAGGTGTCTGTGAATGTGCTGGTAGTTTCCTCGGTGGCAGCCTTTGTAGTGGGAGCTGTGTTGTCGGGGCTTGGTGTGTGCTGGGTGAGCTCTCAGCGTGGCACGAAGATGCAGTGCAGAAACCGGGAGACGGACACAGGTCTGATCCATGGGGGGACTGTGCGGAGCGTGAGTCGAGGAGGGCAGTTGAGTCGGCTGGAGCAGGATCCACTACTAACCTCTCTGATGCAGCACGGCTGGAACCCGGGACGCAGCAAGGAGCATGCgggcatcccccccacccctgaacaGACCCCCCAACAGCACAAGAGGGGCCTCGGCACCCAGGActacctcacccctcccctgcaGGACCCCTCCATCATCCTCTTGCACTCTGAGACCCCCCCAGTGACATCCACACATCTCCATCCCGAGAGCCAGGGGCAGGATCCTCAGGACCCCTGCTATCTACCGCAGCACAGGGAGGAGAGTCATTACCTGCGCCAGCATGGGAAAGAACCACTCTACCTGCCCCAGCATGGGGAGGAGACTCGCTATCTGCCCCAGCATGGGAATGAGACTCGCTATCTGCCCCAGCATGGGGAGGAGACTCACTATCTGCCCCAGCATGGGGAAGAGACTCGTTATCTTCCCCAGCATGGGGAGGAGACTCGCTATTTGCCCCAGCATGGGGAGGAGACTCGTTATTTTACTCAGATTGGGGAGGACCCTCGTTATCTGCCCCAGCATGGGGAGGAGCCTCGCTATCTGCCTTCACAGGGGGAGGAGACAGACTATCCTCCCATACAGGGACATGAGCCCCGTTATTTGCCCCTGGACCTGCCTCCAACCTCGTGGCCGTGCACCGAGCGCAGACGTGTAGTTTCAGCTCCCACATGTGAGAGGTTTCACCAGCCCCCCCATTGCAGCCCTCCGCGACCCCCCCACCTGAAGAGAAACCTGACCTTTAACAGCGGAGAGAGCtggccccaccccccagaaaCCCTCTACATGCGACGGAGTGGAACCCCTGGCACAGACTTTAGACTCCTGCTACAGTTTGGGATGTCACGGACTCCCACAGCACAGTGA
- the SEMA6B gene encoding semaphorin-6B isoform X2, which yields MYCICRELCTRLLGGSKELRGLWRLLPGLLTMPPHIFLLWLCLGLMGGLGESVFPDETVPVSIAGAEYLPGYPVFLGKGPAPIPERGRDRLSIQRMLKVNRTLYIGDRDALYQILLDSTPGGELQYHKKLTWKSNHHDINVCRMKGKQEDECRNFVKVLLVRDNRTLFVCGTNSFNPVCADYSTDSLVQVGDTLSGMARCPYDPKHGNVALFADGMLFTATVTDFLAIDAVIYRSLGPRSALRSVKHDSKWFKEPYFVHSVEWEDHVYFFFREIAMEFNYLEKVMVSRVARVCKSDMGGSPRVLEKQFSSFLKTRLNCSVPGDSHFYFNVIQSASGVLSLGGRHLVFAVFSTPPNSIPGSALCAFDMEQVASAFRGRFREQRTPDSVWTPVPEELVPRPRPGCCVGPPLPYNTSRSLPDEVLSFVKSHPLMEESIPSVGNSPWITRTLTRDQLTHMAVDMSCGAHGNQTILFLSSDSGTVLKFLLVPPAGGANMGSAANQSVLLEELQTYPADRCGGEEEMQRILGMELDKESGSLILAYPSCVVKVPLARCQRHDGCISCLGTRDPYCAWDPESSRCVFTPRGVRAQYEQDLGGERTVHLGDCEGLVTQSFVEQQNGEVSVNVLVVSSVAAFVVGAVLSGLGVCWVSSQRGTKMQCRNRETDTGLIHGGTVRSVSRGGQLSRLEQDPLLTSLMQHGWNPGRSKEHAGIPPTPEQTPQQHKRGLGTQDYLTPPLQDPSIILLHSETPPVTSTHLHPESQGQDPQDPCYLPQHREESHYLRQHGKEPLYLPQHGEETRYLPQHGNETRYLPQHGEETHYLPQHGEETRYLPQHGEETRYLPQHGEETRYFTQIGEDPRYLPQHGEEPRYLPSQGEETDYPPIQGHEPRYLPLDLPPTSWPCTERRRVVSAPTCERFHQPPHCSPPRPPHLKRNLTFNSGESWPHPPETLYMRRSGTPGTDFRLLLQFGMSRTPTAQ from the exons aTCTGCCGGGGTACCCTGTGTTTTTGGGGAAGGGTCCCGCTCCTATacctgagagggggagagaccgtCTGAGCATCCAGAGAATGCTAAAGGTGAACAGGACGCTGTACATCGGTGACAG GGACGCTCTCTATCAGATCCTGCTAGACTCAACTCCTGGTGGAGAACTGCAGTATCAcaag AAATTGACATGGAAATCCAATCACCACGACATTAACGTGTGCCGCATGAAGGGAAAGCAGGAG GACGAGTGCAGGAATTTTGTGAAGGTTCTTCTGGTGCGAGACAACCGGACTCTGTTTGTGTGCGGAACCAACTCTTTCAACCCGGTGTGCGCGGATTACAGT ACTGACTCTCTGGTGCAGGTCGGGGACACTCTCAGTGGGATGGCAAGGTGCCCGTATGATCCCAAACATGGAAACGTGGCTCTGTTTGCAG ATGGGATGCTCTTCACTGCGACAGTAACAGATTTCCTTGCGATAGACGCCGTTATATACCGCAGTCTGGGGCCGCGTTCGGCTCTGCGCAGCGTCAAACACGACTCCAAGTGGTTCAAGG agCCGTATTTTGTCCACTCTGTGGAGTGGGAAGACCACGTGTATTTCTTCTTCAGGGAGATCGCAATGGAGTTTAACTACCTGGAGAag GTGATGGTGTCCCGTGTTGCAcgtgtgtgtaagagtgacaTGGGGGGGTCTCCACGTGTGCTGGAGAAGCAGTTCTCATCCTTCCTGAAGACTCGTCTCAACTGCTCGGTCCCGGGAGATTCTCACTTTTACTTCAATGTCATCCAATCAGCCAGCGGAGTCCTGAGCCTGGGGGGGAGGCACCTCGTGTTCGCTGTCTTCTCCACACCTCCCAACAG TATTCCTGGCTCTGCCCTCTGTGCCTTTGACATGGAGCAGGTGGCATCTGCGTTCAGAGGGCGTTTCCGGGAGCAGCGCACGCCCGACTCTGTGTGGACACCCGTCCCTGAGGAGCTGGTGCCGCGGCCGCG CCCGGGCTGCTGTGTCGGACCCCCCCTGCCCTATAACACGTCTCGAAGTCTACCTGACGAGGTTTTGAGCTTTGTGAAATCGCACCCCCTCATGGAGGAGTCCATCCCCTCTGTGGGGAACTCGCCCTGGATCACACGGACCCTGACACG GGATCAGCTGACACACATGGCTGTGGACATGTCCTGTGGAGCCCACGGGAATCAGACCATCCTGTTCCTCAGCTCAGATTCAGGGACTGTCCTCAAATTCCTGCTGGTCCCTCCAGCGGGTGGAGCCAACATGGGCAgcgcagccaatcagagtgtccTACTGGAGGAGCTGCAGACATACCCCGCTGACAG GTGTGGTGGAGAGGAGGAaatgcaaaggattctgggtatggAGCTGGATAAGGAGTCGGGGTCCCTGATCCTTGCGTACCCCAGCTGTGTGGTGAaggtacccctcgcccgctgccagaggCATGATGGCTGCATcag CTGTCTTGGCACACGGGACCCTTACTGCGCCTGGGACCCCGAGAGCAGCCGCTGCGTCTTCACCCCACGTGGTGTCAG GGCCCAATATGAGCAGGACCTGGGGGGAGAACGGACAGTGCACCTTGGGGACTGTGAGG GCCTGGTGACCCAGAGCTTCGTGGAGCAGCAGAACGGGGAGGTGTCTGTGAATGTGCTGGTAGTTTCCTCGGTGGCAGCCTTTGTAGTGGGAGCTGTGTTGTCGGGGCTTGGTGTGTGCTGGGTGAGCTCTCAGCGTGGCACGAAGATGCAGTGCAGAAACCGGGAGACGGACACAGGTCTGATCCATGGGGGGACTGTGCGGAGCGTGAGTCGAGGAGGGCAGTTGAGTCGGCTGGAGCAGGATCCACTACTAACCTCTCTGATGCAGCACGGCTGGAACCCGGGACGCAGCAAGGAGCATGCgggcatcccccccacccctgaacaGACCCCCCAACAGCACAAGAGGGGCCTCGGCACCCAGGActacctcacccctcccctgcaGGACCCCTCCATCATCCTCTTGCACTCTGAGACCCCCCCAGTGACATCCACACATCTCCATCCCGAGAGCCAGGGGCAGGATCCTCAGGACCCCTGCTATCTACCGCAGCACAGGGAGGAGAGTCATTACCTGCGCCAGCATGGGAAAGAACCACTCTACCTGCCCCAGCATGGGGAGGAGACTCGCTATCTGCCCCAGCATGGGAATGAGACTCGCTATCTGCCCCAGCATGGGGAGGAGACTCACTATCTGCCCCAGCATGGGGAAGAGACTCGTTATCTTCCCCAGCATGGGGAGGAGACTCGCTATTTGCCCCAGCATGGGGAGGAGACTCGTTATTTTACTCAGATTGGGGAGGACCCTCGTTATCTGCCCCAGCATGGGGAGGAGCCTCGCTATCTGCCTTCACAGGGGGAGGAGACAGACTATCCTCCCATACAGGGACATGAGCCCCGTTATTTGCCCCTGGACCTGCCTCCAACCTCGTGGCCGTGCACCGAGCGCAGACGTGTAGTTTCAGCTCCCACATGTGAGAGGTTTCACCAGCCCCCCCATTGCAGCCCTCCGCGACCCCCCCACCTGAAGAGAAACCTGACCTTTAACAGCGGAGAGAGCtggccccaccccccagaaaCCCTCTACATGCGACGGAGTGGAACCCCTGGCACAGACTTTAGACTCCTGCTACAGTTTGGGATGTCACGGACTCCCACAGCACAGTGA
- the SEMA6B gene encoding semaphorin-6B isoform X1: MYCICRELCTRLLGGSKELRGLWRLLPGLLTMPPHIFLLWLCLGLMGGLGESVFPDETVPVSIAGAEYLPGYPVFLGKGPAPIPERGRDRLSIQRMLKVNRTLYIGDRDALYQILLDSTPGGELQYHKKLTWKSNHHDINVCRMKGKQEDECRNFVKVLLVRDNRTLFVCGTNSFNPVCADYSTDSLVQVGDTLSGMARCPYDPKHGNVALFADGMLFTATVTDFLAIDAVIYRSLGPRSALRSVKHDSKWFKEPYFVHSVEWEDHVYFFFREIAMEFNYLEKVMVSRVARVCKSDMGGSPRVLEKQFSSFLKTRLNCSVPGDSHFYFNVIQSASGVLSLGGRHLVFAVFSTPPNSIPGSALCAFDMEQVASAFRGRFREQRTPDSVWTPVPEELVPRPRPGCCVGPPLPYNTSRSLPDEVLSFVKSHPLMEESIPSVGNSPWITRTLTRDQLTHMAVDMSCGAHGNQTILFLSSDSGTVLKFLLVPPAGGANMGSAANQSVLLEELQTYPADRCGGEEEMQRILGMELDKESGSLILAYPSCVVKVPLARCQRHDGCIRSCLGTRDPYCAWDPESSRCVFTPRGVRAQYEQDLGGERTVHLGDCEGLVTQSFVEQQNGEVSVNVLVVSSVAAFVVGAVLSGLGVCWVSSQRGTKMQCRNRETDTGLIHGGTVRSVSRGGQLSRLEQDPLLTSLMQHGWNPGRSKEHAGIPPTPEQTPQQHKRGLGTQDYLTPPLQDPSIILLHSETPPVTSTHLHPESQGQDPQDPCYLPQHREESHYLRQHGKEPLYLPQHGEETRYLPQHGNETRYLPQHGEETHYLPQHGEETRYLPQHGEETRYLPQHGEETRYFTQIGEDPRYLPQHGEEPRYLPSQGEETDYPPIQGHEPRYLPLDLPPTSWPCTERRRVVSAPTCERFHQPPHCSPPRPPHLKRNLTFNSGESWPHPPETLYMRRSGTPGTDFRLLLQFGMSRTPTAQ, translated from the exons aTCTGCCGGGGTACCCTGTGTTTTTGGGGAAGGGTCCCGCTCCTATacctgagagggggagagaccgtCTGAGCATCCAGAGAATGCTAAAGGTGAACAGGACGCTGTACATCGGTGACAG GGACGCTCTCTATCAGATCCTGCTAGACTCAACTCCTGGTGGAGAACTGCAGTATCAcaag AAATTGACATGGAAATCCAATCACCACGACATTAACGTGTGCCGCATGAAGGGAAAGCAGGAG GACGAGTGCAGGAATTTTGTGAAGGTTCTTCTGGTGCGAGACAACCGGACTCTGTTTGTGTGCGGAACCAACTCTTTCAACCCGGTGTGCGCGGATTACAGT ACTGACTCTCTGGTGCAGGTCGGGGACACTCTCAGTGGGATGGCAAGGTGCCCGTATGATCCCAAACATGGAAACGTGGCTCTGTTTGCAG ATGGGATGCTCTTCACTGCGACAGTAACAGATTTCCTTGCGATAGACGCCGTTATATACCGCAGTCTGGGGCCGCGTTCGGCTCTGCGCAGCGTCAAACACGACTCCAAGTGGTTCAAGG agCCGTATTTTGTCCACTCTGTGGAGTGGGAAGACCACGTGTATTTCTTCTTCAGGGAGATCGCAATGGAGTTTAACTACCTGGAGAag GTGATGGTGTCCCGTGTTGCAcgtgtgtgtaagagtgacaTGGGGGGGTCTCCACGTGTGCTGGAGAAGCAGTTCTCATCCTTCCTGAAGACTCGTCTCAACTGCTCGGTCCCGGGAGATTCTCACTTTTACTTCAATGTCATCCAATCAGCCAGCGGAGTCCTGAGCCTGGGGGGGAGGCACCTCGTGTTCGCTGTCTTCTCCACACCTCCCAACAG TATTCCTGGCTCTGCCCTCTGTGCCTTTGACATGGAGCAGGTGGCATCTGCGTTCAGAGGGCGTTTCCGGGAGCAGCGCACGCCCGACTCTGTGTGGACACCCGTCCCTGAGGAGCTGGTGCCGCGGCCGCG CCCGGGCTGCTGTGTCGGACCCCCCCTGCCCTATAACACGTCTCGAAGTCTACCTGACGAGGTTTTGAGCTTTGTGAAATCGCACCCCCTCATGGAGGAGTCCATCCCCTCTGTGGGGAACTCGCCCTGGATCACACGGACCCTGACACG GGATCAGCTGACACACATGGCTGTGGACATGTCCTGTGGAGCCCACGGGAATCAGACCATCCTGTTCCTCAGCTCAGATTCAGGGACTGTCCTCAAATTCCTGCTGGTCCCTCCAGCGGGTGGAGCCAACATGGGCAgcgcagccaatcagagtgtccTACTGGAGGAGCTGCAGACATACCCCGCTGACAG GTGTGGTGGAGAGGAGGAaatgcaaaggattctgggtatggAGCTGGATAAGGAGTCGGGGTCCCTGATCCTTGCGTACCCCAGCTGTGTGGTGAaggtacccctcgcccgctgccagaggCATGATGGCTGCATcag AAGCTGTCTTGGCACACGGGACCCTTACTGCGCCTGGGACCCCGAGAGCAGCCGCTGCGTCTTCACCCCACGTGGTGTCAG GGCCCAATATGAGCAGGACCTGGGGGGAGAACGGACAGTGCACCTTGGGGACTGTGAGG GCCTGGTGACCCAGAGCTTCGTGGAGCAGCAGAACGGGGAGGTGTCTGTGAATGTGCTGGTAGTTTCCTCGGTGGCAGCCTTTGTAGTGGGAGCTGTGTTGTCGGGGCTTGGTGTGTGCTGGGTGAGCTCTCAGCGTGGCACGAAGATGCAGTGCAGAAACCGGGAGACGGACACAGGTCTGATCCATGGGGGGACTGTGCGGAGCGTGAGTCGAGGAGGGCAGTTGAGTCGGCTGGAGCAGGATCCACTACTAACCTCTCTGATGCAGCACGGCTGGAACCCGGGACGCAGCAAGGAGCATGCgggcatcccccccacccctgaacaGACCCCCCAACAGCACAAGAGGGGCCTCGGCACCCAGGActacctcacccctcccctgcaGGACCCCTCCATCATCCTCTTGCACTCTGAGACCCCCCCAGTGACATCCACACATCTCCATCCCGAGAGCCAGGGGCAGGATCCTCAGGACCCCTGCTATCTACCGCAGCACAGGGAGGAGAGTCATTACCTGCGCCAGCATGGGAAAGAACCACTCTACCTGCCCCAGCATGGGGAGGAGACTCGCTATCTGCCCCAGCATGGGAATGAGACTCGCTATCTGCCCCAGCATGGGGAGGAGACTCACTATCTGCCCCAGCATGGGGAAGAGACTCGTTATCTTCCCCAGCATGGGGAGGAGACTCGCTATTTGCCCCAGCATGGGGAGGAGACTCGTTATTTTACTCAGATTGGGGAGGACCCTCGTTATCTGCCCCAGCATGGGGAGGAGCCTCGCTATCTGCCTTCACAGGGGGAGGAGACAGACTATCCTCCCATACAGGGACATGAGCCCCGTTATTTGCCCCTGGACCTGCCTCCAACCTCGTGGCCGTGCACCGAGCGCAGACGTGTAGTTTCAGCTCCCACATGTGAGAGGTTTCACCAGCCCCCCCATTGCAGCCCTCCGCGACCCCCCCACCTGAAGAGAAACCTGACCTTTAACAGCGGAGAGAGCtggccccaccccccagaaaCCCTCTACATGCGACGGAGTGGAACCCCTGGCACAGACTTTAGACTCCTGCTACAGTTTGGGATGTCACGGACTCCCACAGCACAGTGA
- the SEMA6B gene encoding semaphorin-6B isoform X4 has translation MKGKQEDECRNFVKVLLVRDNRTLFVCGTNSFNPVCADYSTDSLVQVGDTLSGMARCPYDPKHGNVALFADGMLFTATVTDFLAIDAVIYRSLGPRSALRSVKHDSKWFKEPYFVHSVEWEDHVYFFFREIAMEFNYLEKVMVSRVARVCKSDMGGSPRVLEKQFSSFLKTRLNCSVPGDSHFYFNVIQSASGVLSLGGRHLVFAVFSTPPNSIPGSALCAFDMEQVASAFRGRFREQRTPDSVWTPVPEELVPRPRPGCCVGPPLPYNTSRSLPDEVLSFVKSHPLMEESIPSVGNSPWITRTLTRDQLTHMAVDMSCGAHGNQTILFLSSDSGTVLKFLLVPPAGGANMGSAANQSVLLEELQTYPADRCGGEEEMQRILGMELDKESGSLILAYPSCVVKVPLARCQRHDGCIRSCLGTRDPYCAWDPESSRCVFTPRGVRAQYEQDLGGERTVHLGDCEGLVTQSFVEQQNGEVSVNVLVVSSVAAFVVGAVLSGLGVCWVSSQRGTKMQCRNRETDTGLIHGGTVRSVSRGGQLSRLEQDPLLTSLMQHGWNPGRSKEHAGIPPTPEQTPQQHKRGLGTQDYLTPPLQDPSIILLHSETPPVTSTHLHPESQGQDPQDPCYLPQHREESHYLRQHGKEPLYLPQHGEETRYLPQHGNETRYLPQHGEETHYLPQHGEETRYLPQHGEETRYLPQHGEETRYFTQIGEDPRYLPQHGEEPRYLPSQGEETDYPPIQGHEPRYLPLDLPPTSWPCTERRRVVSAPTCERFHQPPHCSPPRPPHLKRNLTFNSGESWPHPPETLYMRRSGTPGTDFRLLLQFGMSRTPTAQ, from the exons ATGAAGGGAAAGCAGGAG GACGAGTGCAGGAATTTTGTGAAGGTTCTTCTGGTGCGAGACAACCGGACTCTGTTTGTGTGCGGAACCAACTCTTTCAACCCGGTGTGCGCGGATTACAGT ACTGACTCTCTGGTGCAGGTCGGGGACACTCTCAGTGGGATGGCAAGGTGCCCGTATGATCCCAAACATGGAAACGTGGCTCTGTTTGCAG ATGGGATGCTCTTCACTGCGACAGTAACAGATTTCCTTGCGATAGACGCCGTTATATACCGCAGTCTGGGGCCGCGTTCGGCTCTGCGCAGCGTCAAACACGACTCCAAGTGGTTCAAGG agCCGTATTTTGTCCACTCTGTGGAGTGGGAAGACCACGTGTATTTCTTCTTCAGGGAGATCGCAATGGAGTTTAACTACCTGGAGAag GTGATGGTGTCCCGTGTTGCAcgtgtgtgtaagagtgacaTGGGGGGGTCTCCACGTGTGCTGGAGAAGCAGTTCTCATCCTTCCTGAAGACTCGTCTCAACTGCTCGGTCCCGGGAGATTCTCACTTTTACTTCAATGTCATCCAATCAGCCAGCGGAGTCCTGAGCCTGGGGGGGAGGCACCTCGTGTTCGCTGTCTTCTCCACACCTCCCAACAG TATTCCTGGCTCTGCCCTCTGTGCCTTTGACATGGAGCAGGTGGCATCTGCGTTCAGAGGGCGTTTCCGGGAGCAGCGCACGCCCGACTCTGTGTGGACACCCGTCCCTGAGGAGCTGGTGCCGCGGCCGCG CCCGGGCTGCTGTGTCGGACCCCCCCTGCCCTATAACACGTCTCGAAGTCTACCTGACGAGGTTTTGAGCTTTGTGAAATCGCACCCCCTCATGGAGGAGTCCATCCCCTCTGTGGGGAACTCGCCCTGGATCACACGGACCCTGACACG GGATCAGCTGACACACATGGCTGTGGACATGTCCTGTGGAGCCCACGGGAATCAGACCATCCTGTTCCTCAGCTCAGATTCAGGGACTGTCCTCAAATTCCTGCTGGTCCCTCCAGCGGGTGGAGCCAACATGGGCAgcgcagccaatcagagtgtccTACTGGAGGAGCTGCAGACATACCCCGCTGACAG GTGTGGTGGAGAGGAGGAaatgcaaaggattctgggtatggAGCTGGATAAGGAGTCGGGGTCCCTGATCCTTGCGTACCCCAGCTGTGTGGTGAaggtacccctcgcccgctgccagaggCATGATGGCTGCATcag AAGCTGTCTTGGCACACGGGACCCTTACTGCGCCTGGGACCCCGAGAGCAGCCGCTGCGTCTTCACCCCACGTGGTGTCAG GGCCCAATATGAGCAGGACCTGGGGGGAGAACGGACAGTGCACCTTGGGGACTGTGAGG GCCTGGTGACCCAGAGCTTCGTGGAGCAGCAGAACGGGGAGGTGTCTGTGAATGTGCTGGTAGTTTCCTCGGTGGCAGCCTTTGTAGTGGGAGCTGTGTTGTCGGGGCTTGGTGTGTGCTGGGTGAGCTCTCAGCGTGGCACGAAGATGCAGTGCAGAAACCGGGAGACGGACACAGGTCTGATCCATGGGGGGACTGTGCGGAGCGTGAGTCGAGGAGGGCAGTTGAGTCGGCTGGAGCAGGATCCACTACTAACCTCTCTGATGCAGCACGGCTGGAACCCGGGACGCAGCAAGGAGCATGCgggcatcccccccacccctgaacaGACCCCCCAACAGCACAAGAGGGGCCTCGGCACCCAGGActacctcacccctcccctgcaGGACCCCTCCATCATCCTCTTGCACTCTGAGACCCCCCCAGTGACATCCACACATCTCCATCCCGAGAGCCAGGGGCAGGATCCTCAGGACCCCTGCTATCTACCGCAGCACAGGGAGGAGAGTCATTACCTGCGCCAGCATGGGAAAGAACCACTCTACCTGCCCCAGCATGGGGAGGAGACTCGCTATCTGCCCCAGCATGGGAATGAGACTCGCTATCTGCCCCAGCATGGGGAGGAGACTCACTATCTGCCCCAGCATGGGGAAGAGACTCGTTATCTTCCCCAGCATGGGGAGGAGACTCGCTATTTGCCCCAGCATGGGGAGGAGACTCGTTATTTTACTCAGATTGGGGAGGACCCTCGTTATCTGCCCCAGCATGGGGAGGAGCCTCGCTATCTGCCTTCACAGGGGGAGGAGACAGACTATCCTCCCATACAGGGACATGAGCCCCGTTATTTGCCCCTGGACCTGCCTCCAACCTCGTGGCCGTGCACCGAGCGCAGACGTGTAGTTTCAGCTCCCACATGTGAGAGGTTTCACCAGCCCCCCCATTGCAGCCCTCCGCGACCCCCCCACCTGAAGAGAAACCTGACCTTTAACAGCGGAGAGAGCtggccccaccccccagaaaCCCTCTACATGCGACGGAGTGGAACCCCTGGCACAGACTTTAGACTCCTGCTACAGTTTGGGATGTCACGGACTCCCACAGCACAGTGA